A genomic region of Canis aureus isolate CA01 chromosome 16, VMU_Caureus_v.1.0, whole genome shotgun sequence contains the following coding sequences:
- the LOC144285347 gene encoding uncharacterized protein LOC144285347 isoform X2, with translation MSESCCSPCCQPTCCRTTCCRTTCFEPSCCGSSCCEPCCCLPTCCHTTCCRTTCCKPTCCTTCCKPTCCVSSCCQPSCCGSNGCGSSCCQPCCCRPTCCHTTCCKTTCCKPTCCVSSCCQPSCCGSSCCQPCCCRPTCCHTTCCRTTCCKPTCCVSSCCQPCCC, from the exons ATGAGTGAATCGTGCTGCTCCCCGTGCTGCCAGCCCACGTGCTGCAGGACCACGTGCTGCAGGACCACCTGCTTCGAGCCCAGCTGCTGTGGATCCAGCTGCTGTGAGCCTTGCTGCTGCCTCCCAACGTGCTGTCACACCACCTGCTGCAGGACCACATGCTGCAAGCCCACAtgctgt ACCACGTGCTGCAAGCCCACAtgctgtgtgtccagctgctgccagcccagcTGCTGTGGGTCCAATGGCTGCgggtccagctgctgccagccttgcTGCTGCCGCCCAACGTGCTGTCACACCACCTGCTGCAAGACCACGTGCTGCAAGCCCACAtgctgtgtgtccagctgctgccagcccagctgctgtgggtccagctgctgccagccttgcTGCTGCCGCCCAACGTGCTGTCACACCACCTGCTGCAGGACCACCTGCTGCAAGCCCACATGCTGTGTGTCTAGCTGCTGCCAGCCTTGCTGCTGCTGA
- the LOC144285347 gene encoding uncharacterized protein LOC144285347 isoform X1, translating into MSESCCSPCCQPTCCRTTCCRTTCFEPSCCGSSCCEPCCCLPTCCHTTCCRTTCCKPTCCVSSCCQPSCCGSSGCGSSCCQPCCCRPTCCHTTCCKTTCCKPTCCVSSCCQPSCCGSNGCGSSCCQPCCCRPTCCHTTCCKTTCCKPTCCVSSCCQPSCCGSSCCQPCCCRPTCCHTTCCRTTCCKPTCCVSSCCQPCCC; encoded by the coding sequence ATGAGTGAATCGTGCTGCTCCCCGTGCTGCCAGCCCACGTGCTGCAGGACCACGTGCTGCAGGACCACCTGCTTCGAGCCCAGCTGCTGTGGATCCAGCTGCTGTGAGCCTTGCTGCTGCCTCCCAACGTGCTGTCACACCACCTGCTGCAGGACCACATGCTGCAAGCCCACAtgctgtgtgtccagctgctgccagcccagcTGCTGTGGGTCCAGTGGCTGCgggtccagctgctgccagccttgcTGCTGCCGCCCAACGTGCTGTCACACCACCTGCTGCAAGACCACGTGCTGCAAGCCCACAtgctgtgtgtccagctgctgccagcccagcTGCTGTGGGTCCAATGGCTGCgggtccagctgctgccagccttgcTGCTGCCGCCCAACGTGCTGTCACACCACCTGCTGCAAGACCACGTGCTGCAAGCCCACAtgctgtgtgtccagctgctgccagcccagctgctgtgggtccagctgctgccagccttgcTGCTGCCGCCCAACGTGCTGTCACACCACCTGCTGCAGGACCACCTGCTGCAAGCCCACATGCTGTGTGTCTAGCTGCTGCCAGCCTTGCTGCTGCTGA